The Plasmodium gaboni strain SY75 chromosome Unknown, whole genome shotgun sequence DNA segment GGGGTAATTCttgattttttattatctcTTGCTGCATTTCCTGCTAATTCTAAAATTTCTGCACATAAATATTCCAAAACTGCTGCTAAGTATACAGGTGCTCCTGCTCCTACTCTTTTTGCGTATTTGCCTTTTTTAAGATATCTTCCAATTCTTCCTACTGGGAATTGAAGTCCTGCTTTAGCAGAATTTGAAGTTCCCTTTGAGGCTTTTTTTCTACCAGTTTTTCCTTTTGCTgacattttttaaaatatataatgaattttttttttttaatttaaataaaattatgtgaaaaatttctttttcaaaaaaatatatatatgttatgttttaataaaaaaaaaatatatattaattcttttatattttttttttttt contains these protein-coding regions:
- a CDS encoding histone H2A; the protein is MSAKGKTGRKKASKGTSNSAKAGLQFPVGRIGRYLKKGKYAKRVGAGAPVYLAAVLEYLCAEILELAGNAARDNKKSRITPRHIQLAVRNDEELNKFLAGVTFASGGVLPNIHNVLLPKKSQLKAGTANQDY